DNA from Fusarium verticillioides 7600 chromosome 4, whole genome shotgun sequence:
ATGCCGAACCACCAACGAAAAAAAGAGAATACCTAAGGTATTCCCGATGAAGTCATACCTTAATCTTGCACTGGCAGCAATTGCCGACTGCCAACTGCCAAGGTGCCTGCTCGCTCCTGCCCAAGTTTGTAAATGCACAAACACTTGCCCAGTTCTTTTTCTCAGAAGtgattctcaacatcaacatcgtACCTGCCTACATTACGCTTTTGTTAAGGAAGGTACAATTGGATTCAGGGCAAATAGCATGGTAAGGTACTTAAtattaggtaccttacctaggtatggTTACCTACGTAAGGTAGGTCTAGCAGTAGGTCCTTTTATACAATCTGagtactaaggtaaggtaccttagtgCTCTATTTATAAGAGTTAGAATATCGTGCTCTTGCTTTCACTTTTCAACCTGCTACAGTTGAAACGGCCAGCtatgagaagagagaaacaatCATCAGTATCATTAGTTGCGATCCTTGCAGTGTTAAATGCATCATTTATCAACTAGAATTTGATACATATCTAGAAGTTCTTGTATTGGATAATGGTGTAATCCCATGAACTACCTAGGAGACTTGTTGTAATATTTATTTTTCTATGATTGTCTACGTCAATAGATGTATGAAGATCTCGGCAGACCAATACCTTGCCTTCttcgttggtgttgagcgGGTGCTCACCCAAACGATTGTATGAGTCTATTTCAATACATCGGCGCCGGCTGGTATCCGCTGGCGGAAGTGGTGATAAACGGTGTCGGCCCCTTGTGGGGCCGACTATCCCAGCCACGACCTTAACCTGGACAGGCTCGGGTTAATGAATGAGGAACTCTATAATAATGAGCTTATATCTCATAATATTCATTTTTGAATCTGTATTCACGGGAAAGCGGCCACCAGTTACCGAGTGTTTTCGATCCCGACCTCTGGGAATTACTATCTACATTTACAAACAACTACCCTTCATTACTGTGTTGAAAGCCGCAGTGAAAAACAGAAGCAAGGGTCTATAGTTTGGATCAAGATACAACTTTTATTCACACGATGGTAGTTTCCTGGAGACTTTTTTATGAACAGTGTCAACATTGGCATGGCTACTGACGCCCAGTTTGTTCATGGAGAATGATACTGCTTTGTTGTTTGATCTCCTGGTTAAAGGCCGATGCATATGGTGTTGAAAAAAACGCCATCTTTGGGGCAAAAGTGTCGATTAGATGTCCTGTAAACGCCGAACACAACAAAGTTTAAGTTTCAACGGTGATTGCCTCTTCAGCGGGAGAGCTTTGTTTACGATGACGACTGAACGAAGAAGCGACTGCAAATTTCGACAAAATGTAGAACTTGTCTCAAATAAAAAAAGAACCAAGGACTGCCTTTGGATAGACCATGGATTAATCCATTGGCGGTGAGGCTTCTAGATCGTATTGCATCAAAGAGTCACAGGATCTCGGTCAATGATAAGGAATGGTGAGATTCCAAGGCAATGAATGCCTTGTGCTGAAGAACGCCTCCCGTCGGAAGCGAGGGAACTTAATAGCTGAATATGCAGTCATGGACTAGGGAACCTAGGCAACGTCGCCTTCGACGAGTTCAGTTCAAGGTGATGGTGACACAGGATATCGCCATCTATTGTTTGGCTGGAATGCAGTTACAAGCTGGAGGCCTATGAGCGTTTGTATGTCCAATGGCGCAGAGGCACTTGGTATGGACGATGACCCAAGCTCTCTCATTTCCAGGTTGTTTGAGACAACCTCACTTTTTTGTTGATCGTGTTGATCCTGAAACGAGACGTCATCTGCGTCAGCTGCAGGGGGTTGTGGTTTACAGCTGCCATTGACCGAGACATATGCTGGAATCCAAGGTTGTTATGGTAGCAACAGGGAATAAGGCAATGATGCTATTCCCATGCGGCAACTCGAATTGCTTGAGCTGCGTCTTTTGGCTGTGGCTTTTGAACTGCAAAGTACCTAGTTAGTTATCAATGTTTATTATGGGAGTTGGCTTGTGAGAATGCGAGTTGTCAAGTACATACAGGTGATGAGATCACTTTGGGTGGTGCTGTCAGTGGTCAATTCTCGGCTAGAATCTTATCATGATGAGGAAGTGGGATGTGTCCCGCGAATAAACATGGTTCTATGGTGTAATGAACCATCGGTCGCCAGGTCACGTCTCAGAAGTTGGCTGGCACACTCTTTTAGTAGCTCTAGCCGCCAAGGTGTGCCAGGGTAACCGGCTGAGCATGGGTGAAGCTGGATTTAGTGGTTTGATTCTGGTTGCCCCTGGTGATTGTTTACTTTTAGCTCGATCTCACTATCAACCCCAAAGATCCAAGTTATCCACactgctgctcttgttgcaTCTAGCACCAAAGCTACTCCATTCTCACATCTATCcatccatacatacatacaggacaagatcaatcaGAGCTTGTACATCAATTGCATCTATCTCATCTCTAGGGAGAGCTCAAACACAGACAAAAAAGAGCACTTCCACAAACCAGTATCATTGCCTTACAGGCATAACCACATTTGAACTTATATCGCAAAGTCGACCTCGACTGAGAACGACAACAACGTTCCACTAGCCCGGCGCTCTGTGCTTGCGCTGCGTGAGGTAAAGAACATGAAGTTCAGTCAAGGATTCGAGAAGTTGACTGACATATCAAACAGTTTCGGACCTATAGGTTCCCATCGACAATATCGACCGACGACAATTCCCTTCCGGACTCCCCTTGCGACATTATGCTGTCCAATCCAACAGGACTTCACGCCCGGCAAAAGCAGCACCGGCGTCAAAACTCGACACCATCTGCTTTTGAGGGCGCCAAGATCCCTAATCTGCCAACTACACAACGACAAACCGCACACCGACGCGGCCTCAGCCTGGATGTTCGACGACAACAGAACCAGAACATCaactcagcagcaacaaggcAGAACTACATGGTAAGTACGAATACTAACAACACAGGATTAGCCAATATTTCTACGCGGCAAGTTCTGCGAGAAGCGCAGCAGCAACGCATTCAAGCACGCCCGGGCACACAGAACCCTTACGCCAACCTGGCCCCAAGTGGAAGTGAGAACTATCTCATGTCCCCTCATGGAACTCCTCAGACACAACGATTCGACCCGTCCTGCTTTGACCCCAACTCACTCCCCTTTGACCCTTACACTACTGATCTTAACGTGATGATGGGCAAGGGCCAACAGGCTGCATACGGTGACAATATGTCGGGAGGTAAGGAATTTGATATCTTTAACAATGACAGTGCACTTTCTACTCCAACGTTCATCAACTTTCCTTCTGAGGGTTCCTCCGCTCAGGGTTGGTCCTCTGAAGGTGACACCTCCAGTACAaggagaacctcaagaaggataagTGGTGGCATTATGGACCGCGTTAACAAGTTTGAGACCTTGGACTCAACGACAAGACCCGCTACGCCTCCtaaccagaaccagaaccagaacacACAAAGTCAGTCGCTCAGCTGGACAATGACAATGCCTGAGACGGCTAACCTTGAGCAAGGTTACTTCCCCCCTACGCCAATTGAGACTCCCCAAGACCGAttggtcaaggatgagggCATGTCAAGTCGGTTCGCTGATGGCTATGATGAGTCTTTGGAAGAGACGATCAAGCCCGTGAGGAACCGTGGAGGTAACCGAAGGGCCCAGAccatcttccaagacatcAGACAACATTCTGAGCAAGTGATGTCTAGCCCTGCTCGGTCAAATACTCTTCCTGAGTCATCCTTCAATGGACTGCCAATGTCGACACCTGACTACATGAGCAtgaacagcttcaacagcGAGTTCATGAAGATCGAGAGCGACTTTGGCCGGGATGACATCCACGGTCTCAACCATCAACTACCACAACAAGCCACTCCCAACACTCCTCAAATGACACAGTACATGGGCTCCTTTGATAACAAGCCTGAACTCCAATCCTATGCCATGGGTCCTCAATCTGTCTCTGGAACTCCCTCTCAGACACCTTCTCGTCGTCACTCTCCCCACCGCCGCACCGAGTCAGTTGCTAGCATCGCAAGTGCTgccagcatcgccagcatcaacatcgaggagaccaagacagAGACCGGAGTCACTCAGGATGAGATCGCCCAGTTCATCAGTGGCCCAGACGCCAGCGACGGCAAGTGGACATGTACATATGAAGATTGTGGCAAGAAGTTCGGCCGCAAGGAGAACATCAAGTCACATGTTCAGACGCATCTCAATGACCGACAATACCAGTGTCCCACTTGCAAGAAGTGCTTTGTTCGACAGCACGATCTCAAGCGACACGCCAAGATCCATACTGGAATCAAGCCCTACCCTTGCGAATGTGGCAACAGCTTTGCTCGCCACGATGCTCTTACTCGACACCGCCAACGAGGCATGTGCATCGGTGCATTTGACAACGTCGTGCGCAAGGTTGTCAAGCGAGGCAGACCGCCCAAGAAGAGTCGCCCTGATATCGAGACTCGCATGGAGAAGTCGGCACGAACccgcaagaagaacatgtcTGTCAGCTCAATGTCATCATTCTCTGCTTGTTCTGACAGCTCAGCTGTCAACTCACCAGAACAGTTTATGcttgatgaaatgatggacATTGGAATGAGTTCGCAGAACCAGGCCCTCGCGGCCGTCTCTTCAGCACCCATGACTGGCATCACAGCCGCCGCTCTTCAGGAGTAtgcctcctccccctccacTGGCAGTGTACACTCATATATCTCGCCGGAGGCCATCATGGAGGGCACTCCTATGCACGCTGCATCTCCTTCCAAGAGCATCGCAAGCCAGTACAACACACCACCTGAGCTCTCGCAATCATCCTCTCCCCCAGCCACTCACTTCTTCGACGTCGATCCCAACACctcaatcaacaacgacGATCTGACCATCATTCCCGGAACAACAACTTTCGTCACCTCGGCAACCATGgctgcttctcttccccttGGCCTAAGCAATGCAGACGATGAAATGCTGTATCAATTTGCCAACGACGACGATCTTATTCAACTGGATCGCGACTCCAACATGCTCATGAGCAAGTTTGACGATGATTTTGACAACGTCGGCATGttcaccaacaacaatgacGACGTCTTCTTTGGCAGCAACTAGTTTGCGCCCAGCattgtttgtttgttttgtctttgtcttgcgcAAGCCATGGAACAGTACTTAATCAGCCATGCACTTTTTTGTTTGGGTTACACCAATTGAGATCAATCGtttccagaagaagcgacaCATTTTCTCACGACGCTCACGCTTCTACGTAATGCACGCTCGCGGTCATGTACACTAGGGATAGGGGAGGAGAAAGTAAAAACGGGCTTGGGTATTTCAACGGGGttttcatcaccatcaacaatggaCTACTAGGGCAGGAACTGGCGAACCGGAATGGGATTCTTATGATCTTTTAGGGGGAAATTGATAGAAAGCAAAGGTCTCAACACGGTAGGGTGTCGAACACCCCTTTGGGCTGCTTGGAgttttgaggttgaggcttttgctttttgggAGGGATATATGGACTTCACCAATGGAATATTCATTGACGATTAACCTCTGTGCTTTGATTAAACGTGATAATGGTCTAGTTTGAATCGATGTTTGCAAGTTGATTGATGGTGAATACTGACTGGTGTGAGAGTTTCAACATTCCTTGACCACCAAatgaagttgagttgaggctgttgatttTCCGTCATGTCCATTGATCGCCTCAGACCAGTTAGGATTACATTAAATTTGTTTCCCTTTCTCATACATATCATTCTCACTCTATTTTACTCTTGCCCTGTCATTTTGGTAGATCTTTCAGCGTCTCACTCACTAGCTCCACTCACAAGACGCAGCCACATTTATATTCTGCCTTATTAGTCCGAGCTTCCTTATACTTGCAAAACCTCCCCTAACACCTTATTTATTTCTTAGAAAGACATTACTCTCCTATTTCCTATCTGCCATCGGCCGTGAGACTTTCCTCTCACTACTGGTCGGCCATGCTTACGCCAACTATTGCCGTAAAGACTAGCTTTCTTTACGCTGCCGGGAACACGCCAGCGACCAGTCTGACCAGATCAGTACCACAAGGCCAGGACGCATCTGTGCTGTCGCTTGGCTGCGGTGATGTGCGCAATATTCTTCACACAACATACCTGGAGAAAGGCTTGCGTGAGCACATGCCAACCCTTTCTAATGACTTGAAACTAATCGGATCAGCCCAGAGAAAAATTGACTTCACTTGCTGCGATGTCGTCGAAAAGATTCTTGGTAGGTTACTTACCCTGCATCACAGTACCACAATATATTGACCAGAATAGCTCGCAAtgctttcttcttgatattCCTGCTTGATGAGGACTGCGAGCTGAGTGATGAGCAGCTTTGGAATGTCTACTACCATCTTTTTGTGGACGAAGAGACTGCCAAGATTGTATCAGCTACTGCCACTAAGCTGCTGAACGTTTCCAAATCTCTTGAGGAATGGAGCAGCAGTTCATGGGGAAAATCCATCCGATTCTGCGATGCTGATACTCTATCAGATGTCCGTCGTGTTTGGATGTCAATCAAAGCTGCGGCATCCAAGTGTCAATCTGACAGCTATATGGAGACGTTTCAGCAGAACATCCAACCATCTAAGGACATACACGAACAAAAGCTTGGTGAAGGGCACATCAACTTGACAGCTATGCGTTCCGCAGCGCCACTCTCCATACAAGCAGGAGCAAAGCTCGGGGATGTATCCGCTCAATATTGGAAAAATGGTACAGTTACACCTCGCCAAGCCAAGGATAAGCTGCCAAACCCGCTCCTTGCAAGCCTTCTCTCCGAGAACGACATTCTACACTACGCTAGTGATCCAGTCCTAGGCTTTCATCTTGCCACGGCCTATGCTGCTCTTCTCGAAGGCTCTCCACTTGAGCCCAAGATCAGAGGAAAAGAATTTGTAGCCTCAGCTGCTGCGAAGGCCCAGTTCAATGGATGGATCTCTGCTTTCAAGTCGCTGAAGAGCAATTTTGTCATTCGCTTCGCCGTTGCGGATGCCTTGACGCTCTGTCACAGTTTACAGGCGGCGCATACAACAGGGAAGCCAGCCAATCTATACCGGCGAACTTGGGACCCAAGaccgttggtcttggatCCGAAGGAATATGGAAAGGGTGGTTCAGGACCATCGGTGTTCGATATGATCGATACCTCAAACCTTTGTGATCACATCGGGGCCCTCAACATTCTCTTCGCAGCAGGgcctcttctcaaagacgaGCCGTGGGCGTCCCTTTTCACAGAATTGCTCATCAGACCCAAGGGTGATCAGAAGGATGCTCTAGACAAGATTCTCTCTGGACATGCACCGACCATCTCACTTCTGCTTGGTCTCAGTCCTGTGC
Protein-coding regions in this window:
- a CDS encoding regulatory protein SWI5, with protein sequence MLSNPTGLHARQKQHRRQNSTPSAFEGAKIPNLPTTQRQTAHRRGLSLDVRRQQNQNINSAATRQNYMVSTNTNNTGLANISTRQVLREAQQQRIQARPGTQNPYANLAPSGSENYLMSPHGTPQTQRFDPSCFDPNSLPFDPYTTDLNVMMGKGQQAAYGDNMSGGKEFDIFNNDSALSTPTFINFPSEGSSAQGWSSEGDTSSTRRTSRRISGGIMDRVNKFETLDSTTRPATPPNQNQNQNTQSQSLSWTMTMPETANLEQGYFPPTPIETPQDRLVKDEGMSSRFADGYDESLEETIKPVRNRGGNRRAQTIFQDIRQHSEQVMSSPARSNTLPESSFNGLPMSTPDYMSMNSFNSEFMKIESDFGRDDIHGLNHQLPQQATPNTPQMTQYMGSFDNKPELQSYAMGPQSVSGTPSQTPSRRHSPHRRTESVASIASAASIASINIEETKTETGVTQDEIAQFISGPDASDGKWTCTYEDCGKKFGRKENIKSHVQTHLNDRQYQCPTCKKCFVRQHDLKRHAKIHTGIKPYPCECGNSFARHDALTRHRQRGMCIGAFDNVVRKVVKRGRPPKKSRPDIETRMEKSARTRKKNMSVSSMSSFSACSDSSAVNSPEQFMLDEMMDIGMSSQNQALAAVSSAPMTGITAAALQEYASSPSTGSVHSYISPEAIMEGTPMHAASPSKSIASQYNTPPELSQSSSPPATHFFDVDPNTSINNDDLTIIPGTTTFVTSATMAASLPLGLSNADDEMLYQFANDDDLIQLDRDSNMLMSKFDDDFDNVGMFTNNNDDVFFGSN
- a CDS encoding regulatory protein SWI5, whose amino-acid sequence is MLSNPTGLHARQKQHRRQNSTPSAFEGAKIPNLPTTQRQTAHRRGLSLDVRRQQNQNINSAATRQNYMVSTNTNNTGLANISTRQVLREAQQQRIQARPGTQNPYANLAPSGSENYLMSPHGTPQTQRFDPSCFDPNSLPFDPYTTDLNVMMGKGQQAAYGDNMSGGKEFDIFNNDSALSTPTFINFPSEGSSAQGWSSEGDTSSTRRTSRRISGGIMDRVNKFETLDSTTRPATPPNQNQNQNTQSYFPPTPIETPQDRLVKDEGMSSRFADGYDESLEETIKPVRNRGGNRRAQTIFQDIRQHSEQVMSSPARSNTLPESSFNGLPMSTPDYMSMNSFNSEFMKIESDFGRDDIHGLNHQLPQQATPNTPQMTQYMGSFDNKPELQSYAMGPQSVSGTPSQTPSRRHSPHRRTESVASIASAASIASINIEETKTETGVTQDEIAQFISGPDASDGKWTCTYEDCGKKFGRKENIKSHVQTHLNDRQYQCPTCKKCFVRQHDLKRHAKIHTGIKPYPCECGNSFARHDALTRHRQRGMCIGAFDNVVRKVVKRGRPPKKSRPDIETRMEKSARTRKKNMSVSSMSSFSACSDSSAVNSPEQFMLDEMMDIGMSSQNQALAAVSSAPMTGITAAALQEYASSPSTGSVHSYISPEAIMEGTPMHAASPSKSIASQYNTPPELSQSSSPPATHFFDVDPNTSINNDDLTIIPGTTTFVTSATMAASLPLGLSNADDEMLYQFANDDDLIQLDRDSNMLMSKFDDDFDNVGMFTNNNDDVFFGSN